In the Solibacillus sp. FSL K6-1523 genome, one interval contains:
- a CDS encoding metal-sensitive transcriptional regulator, which produces MKNTLEAVTCQTEEDASCRKSHHPEKVKKDLSNRLNRIEGQIRGIKGMIEKDVYCDDVITQLSATQSALNSVAKILLEGHLKGCVVDRLSEGDEVVLDELLVTIQKLMKK; this is translated from the coding sequence ATGAAAAATACATTAGAAGCTGTTACTTGTCAGACTGAAGAAGATGCTTCATGCCGAAAAAGTCATCACCCTGAAAAAGTGAAAAAAGATTTATCTAATCGGTTAAATCGCATTGAAGGTCAAATTCGAGGCATTAAAGGCATGATTGAAAAGGATGTTTATTGTGATGATGTCATTACACAATTATCTGCTACTCAATCTGCTTTAAATAGTGTAGCGAAGATTTTACTAGAAGGGCACTTAAAGGGCTGTGTTGTCGATCGTTTGTCAGAAGGCGACGAGGTCGTGTTAGATGAATTACTCGTGACTATTCAGAAATTGATGAAGAAATAG
- the copZ gene encoding copper chaperone CopZ, translating into MQNVTLNVEGMSCGHCVKSVEGSVGALAGVNEVKVNLAEGLVEVAFNEAQVSLDQIKETIDEQGFDVK; encoded by the coding sequence ATGCAAAACGTAACATTAAATGTAGAAGGCATGTCTTGTGGGCATTGCGTGAAATCAGTAGAAGGTAGTGTTGGTGCACTAGCAGGCGTTAACGAAGTCAAAGTAAACTTAGCAGAAGGTTTAGTGGAAGTTGCTTTTAATGAAGCACAAGTATCACTTGATCAAATTAAAGAAACAATTGATGAACAAGGTTTTGACGTAAAATAA
- a CDS encoding sodium:solute symporter family protein, with amino-acid sequence MNIATAIIAVVYVIVLFYFIIKGNKKSSNIDDFTVGGWSMSLGISIFYFTATWVSAASVLGVPGILYANGFAGITGWFAGWFFATAILPLIAYKIRRPMFPVRTIPEYMRLRFEPYAKKSFLQSWSSVMIIFGYISYVTIQITGIGYLLSQVTGLSYIVSIFIFLIFILITVLGGVWSVALTDVLNTIVIIVGLIFAASLILMKTGGISELFAQAALINTAATEGGTAIPKGGLFSPLGTFSMAAMIGIFLSNSLGAAVSPHWPTRLLSAKNVKTAVFTPLLSTGLLTLVFSCLLVLGIGGRVLIPTMPSGMTTDQIVPLLISQHMNPLVAGILIAAIFAAALSTANGMILQASIATSYDLYRNLSKKKVEDRALIRITQVLLIIISIISFVFSINPPAFIAMVAAYVFGFFGCAFIGPIFFGLYWKRANKQAAYVGTIVGAVTYILLIILQNQGVYTFIIPPVAIGMGLSCTGMLICTLIYPPAPRVAWEPYFEEHISKETKELVDLAMKNG; translated from the coding sequence ATGAATATTGCAACAGCAATCATTGCAGTTGTATATGTTATTGTTCTGTTCTACTTCATTATTAAAGGAAATAAAAAAAGTTCAAATATAGATGATTTTACTGTAGGTGGCTGGAGTATGAGCCTTGGCATTAGTATTTTCTACTTCACAGCAACATGGGTAAGTGCAGCATCAGTTTTAGGTGTACCAGGAATTCTATACGCAAATGGCTTTGCTGGGATTACAGGTTGGTTTGCTGGTTGGTTTTTTGCAACAGCGATCCTACCGTTAATTGCATATAAAATTCGTCGTCCGATGTTTCCAGTGCGGACAATTCCAGAGTATATGAGATTGCGTTTCGAGCCTTATGCAAAGAAGAGCTTCCTACAGAGTTGGTCATCAGTCATGATTATTTTCGGTTATATCAGCTATGTAACAATTCAAATTACAGGGATTGGTTATCTTTTATCACAAGTCACAGGGTTAAGTTATATCGTTTCCATCTTTATCTTCCTCATCTTCATTTTAATTACTGTATTAGGTGGGGTATGGTCGGTTGCATTGACGGATGTACTTAATACGATTGTGATTATCGTTGGGCTTATTTTTGCTGCGAGCCTTATTTTAATGAAGACTGGGGGCATAAGTGAGTTATTTGCACAGGCGGCCCTTATTAATACAGCGGCAACTGAAGGTGGAACAGCAATTCCAAAAGGAGGACTGTTTAGCCCGCTAGGAACATTCTCAATGGCAGCAATGATTGGGATTTTCTTATCTAACTCTTTGGGTGCGGCGGTATCGCCACATTGGCCAACACGTCTGTTATCAGCAAAAAATGTGAAAACAGCTGTATTTACCCCATTACTTTCTACTGGGTTATTGACATTAGTATTTTCATGTTTACTAGTACTTGGAATTGGTGGGCGTGTACTGATACCAACAATGCCAAGTGGAATGACGACAGATCAGATTGTACCATTACTTATAAGCCAACATATGAATCCACTTGTAGCAGGTATATTGATTGCAGCAATTTTTGCAGCAGCACTTTCTACTGCAAATGGGATGATTTTACAAGCGTCAATCGCCACATCATACGACTTATACCGAAATCTTAGCAAGAAAAAGGTAGAGGATAGGGCATTAATTCGTATTACACAAGTTTTATTAATTATCATTTCAATTATTTCATTTGTGTTCTCAATTAATCCTCCAGCCTTTATAGCGATGGTTGCTGCATATGTATTTGGATTCTTTGGTTGCGCATTTATTGGGCCAATCTTCTTCGGATTGTATTGGAAGCGTGCAAATAAGCAAGCAGCTTACGTAGGTACAATTGTTGGTGCCGTTACTTATATTTTACTAATAATTTTGCAAAATCAAGGTGTTTATACATTTATTATTCCACCAGTTGCAATTGGAATGGGATTATCTTGTACAGGTATGTTAATTTGTACACTTATTTACCCACCAGCGCCTCGTGTTGCATGGGAACCATACTTCGAGGAGCATATTTCTAAAGAAACTAAAGAACTAGTTGATCTAGCTATGAAAAATGGATAA
- the fabG gene encoding 3-oxoacyl-ACP reductase FabG codes for MRLLDKVAIVTGAASGIGFAAVKRFVEEGARVVIADFNEEAGKEVAEQFQHEQVKYIMTDVSNRESVKELVNQTIEQFGQIDILINNAGITRDAMLYKMTDEDFQQVININLTGVFNCTQEVIPYFIKQQSGKVINTTSVSGVYGNIGQTNYAAAKAAVIGMTKSWAKELGRKGINVNAVAPGFTMTSMVEKMPQHVIDKMVDMIPLQRLGKPEDIANAYLFLASDEASYVHGHVLHVDGAIMM; via the coding sequence ATGCGTTTACTGGATAAGGTGGCAATAGTTACAGGGGCAGCAAGTGGCATAGGATTTGCTGCTGTAAAACGCTTCGTAGAAGAAGGTGCAAGGGTGGTGATCGCGGATTTCAATGAAGAGGCAGGAAAAGAAGTAGCAGAGCAATTCCAGCATGAGCAAGTTAAGTATATTATGACTGATGTTAGTAACCGTGAAAGTGTAAAGGAACTAGTGAATCAGACAATTGAGCAATTTGGACAAATTGATATTTTGATCAATAATGCAGGTATTACTCGTGATGCGATGTTGTACAAAATGACTGATGAAGACTTCCAGCAAGTAATCAATATTAATTTAACGGGCGTATTTAATTGTACCCAAGAAGTCATACCTTACTTTATTAAACAACAATCAGGTAAAGTTATAAATACAACATCAGTAAGTGGCGTATACGGTAATATTGGTCAAACAAACTATGCAGCAGCAAAGGCAGCGGTTATTGGAATGACGAAATCATGGGCAAAAGAGCTAGGGAGAAAAGGCATCAATGTAAATGCAGTTGCACCAGGCTTTACAATGACATCTATGGTGGAGAAAATGCCACAGCACGTTATTGATAAAATGGTAGATATGATTCCGCTACAACGTCTTGGAAAACCTGAGGATATTGCCAATGCCTATTTATTCCTTGCATCTGATGAAGCATCCTATGTACATGGACATGTATTACATGTAGATGGTGCTATTATGATGTAA
- the cobT gene encoding nicotinate-nucleotide--dimethylbenzimidazole phosphoribosyltransferase, translating into MLSFAIQSLDDAVMEEARQYIDSLTKPPGSLGRLEEIAIQLAGMTSQVKPDITPGILVFAADHGVVVENVSAAPQSVTHQMAINMVEGGAGISIFGQMIGATVDVYDVGIMQDVPSEKVIKKKVRIGTGNITKECAMTAEEAWKAIEVGYEAAKQTIARGVRCLIVGELGIGNTTPSSAILSVLLERDPLSVVGRGAGINDEQLQNKIEVCRESIAYHQPNKNDAIDILSKIGGLEIAAMTGAMLAAAELRVPILLDGFICTVSACLAKLLAPGSEQYMLVSHQSVEPGHIAASEFLGKKALISLDLRLGEGTGAAIAYPIVQAANVMVKNMATFESAKVTL; encoded by the coding sequence ATGTTATCATTTGCCATTCAAAGTTTAGATGACGCTGTTATGGAAGAGGCTAGACAATATATTGACTCACTTACAAAGCCACCTGGTAGTTTAGGGCGCTTAGAGGAAATTGCCATTCAACTTGCAGGGATGACAAGTCAGGTAAAGCCTGATATTACGCCAGGTATTTTAGTATTTGCTGCAGATCATGGCGTTGTAGTAGAAAATGTATCCGCCGCACCGCAATCTGTGACACATCAAATGGCCATCAACATGGTAGAAGGTGGAGCGGGTATTAGTATTTTCGGACAAATGATTGGCGCGACAGTAGATGTTTATGATGTAGGTATAATGCAAGATGTCCCATCAGAAAAGGTCATTAAGAAAAAGGTCCGAATTGGAACAGGGAATATTACCAAAGAATGTGCCATGACAGCGGAGGAAGCATGGAAGGCAATTGAAGTTGGTTATGAGGCAGCAAAACAAACGATTGCTCGTGGTGTTCGTTGCTTAATCGTAGGCGAGTTAGGTATTGGTAATACAACACCGAGTAGTGCTATTTTATCTGTATTGCTAGAAAGAGATCCGCTATCTGTTGTTGGTCGGGGCGCGGGTATTAATGATGAACAATTACAAAATAAAATTGAAGTGTGCCGTGAATCCATTGCGTATCATCAACCAAATAAAAACGATGCCATTGATATTTTATCGAAAATAGGTGGACTGGAAATTGCCGCAATGACAGGTGCAATGCTTGCGGCGGCAGAATTACGTGTGCCAATTTTATTAGACGGCTTTATTTGTACAGTATCGGCTTGTCTTGCTAAATTACTAGCACCAGGTAGTGAGCAGTATATGCTTGTATCGCATCAATCTGTTGAACCAGGGCATATCGCTGCTTCTGAATTCCTTGGAAAGAAGGCCTTAATTAGCTTGGATTTACGTTTAGGTGAAGGGACTGGGGCTGCGATCGCTTATCCGATTGTTCAGGCCGCAAATGTTATGGTAAAAAACATGGCTACTTTTGAGAGTGCTAAAGTAACTCTTTAA
- a CDS encoding ArsR/SmtB family transcription factor: MKEEAQTNPHELDEETLFVVSQTFKALGDPTRIRILNLLCCAEHSVNDISEVLNLGQSTVSHQLRFLKNLRLVKFRRDGTTLYYSSDDTHVMNLLHQAIDHAKHE, encoded by the coding sequence ATGAAGGAAGAAGCACAAACTAACCCACATGAATTAGACGAGGAAACACTTTTTGTTGTATCGCAAACATTTAAAGCGTTAGGTGATCCAACGCGAATTCGTATATTAAATTTACTATGCTGCGCAGAACATTCAGTAAATGACATTTCGGAAGTACTGAATTTAGGACAGTCTACCGTATCCCATCAACTACGATTTTTAAAAAACTTACGATTAGTAAAATTCCGTCGTGATGGAACGACCTTGTACTATTCAAGTGATGATACTCATGTAATGAACTTATTGCATCAAGCGATTGACCATGCAAAACATGAATGA
- a CDS encoding heavy metal translocating P-type ATPase translates to MSLNQKEVNLQITGMTCAACATRIEKGLNKMDGVELASVNLALEKSSIKYDSSKLSEADFEKKIEALGYGIVKQKAEFDITGMTCASCSARIEKGLNKMAGVANANVNLALEKATIEFNPSEVAIADIIAKVEKLGFGAHQQQDEKETVDHREQAIKKQQNKFILSAILSLPLLWTMVGHFSFTSFIYMPEFLMNPWVQMILATPVQFIIGKQFYVSAYKALRNGSANMDVLVVMGTSAAYFYSVYQAIITVGAHHEAHLYFETSAVLITLILLGKLFEAKAKGRSSEAIKKLMGLQAKTAIVVRDGIEKEIPLEEVVIGDMILVKPGEKIPVDGEVLEGTTAVDESMLTGESLPVDKISGDVLYGSTINKNGFIKMTATKVGRDTALAQIIKVVEDAQGSKAPIQRLADQISGVFVPIVVGIAAITFLVWILWVTPGDFTKALEVFIAVLVIACPCALGLATPTSIMAGSGRAAEFGILFKGGEHLEQTQSIDTVVVDKTGTVTHGKPVLTDVVVVNGEEEKFLSLIGAAEKQSEHPLAEAIVAGIVDRGIELGDVQFFEAIPGYGIQATVSGQGVVVGTRKLMAQYNIDITTVLPQMEELERNGKTAMLAAINGQYAGLVAVADTVKETSREAISRLQEMGIHVIMMTGDNERTAQYIGEQVGVDAVIAEVLPEGKAEEVKKLQAQGKKVAMVGDGINDAPALATANIGMAIGTGTDIAMEAADITLIRGDLNSIADAILMSRKTMRNIKQNLFWAFAYNTMGIPIAAVGLLAPWVAGAAMAFSSVSVVLNALRLQRVKLK, encoded by the coding sequence ATGAGTTTAAATCAAAAAGAAGTAAATTTACAAATTACAGGAATGACATGTGCGGCTTGTGCAACGCGTATTGAAAAGGGTTTAAATAAAATGGATGGTGTCGAGTTAGCGAGTGTCAACTTAGCACTGGAAAAATCCTCAATTAAATACGACTCGTCTAAACTAAGTGAAGCGGATTTTGAGAAAAAAATTGAAGCACTAGGCTATGGTATTGTGAAACAGAAGGCGGAATTCGATATTACGGGGATGACTTGTGCATCCTGTTCGGCACGTATTGAAAAAGGGTTAAATAAAATGGCGGGTGTTGCGAATGCGAATGTCAATTTAGCACTCGAAAAAGCAACAATAGAATTTAATCCTTCAGAAGTAGCGATTGCGGACATTATCGCGAAAGTAGAGAAATTGGGTTTTGGAGCACACCAACAGCAAGATGAAAAAGAAACCGTGGACCATCGTGAGCAAGCGATTAAAAAACAGCAAAATAAATTTATTTTATCAGCGATACTTTCATTACCATTACTTTGGACGATGGTAGGGCATTTCTCATTCACATCATTCATATATATGCCAGAGTTTTTAATGAATCCGTGGGTACAAATGATACTCGCAACCCCTGTGCAATTTATTATTGGGAAACAGTTTTACGTGAGTGCATATAAAGCACTTCGCAATGGCAGTGCGAATATGGACGTTTTAGTTGTCATGGGAACATCCGCTGCTTATTTTTACAGTGTGTATCAAGCGATTATAACGGTGGGTGCTCATCATGAAGCTCACCTTTATTTTGAAACAAGTGCGGTACTAATTACATTAATCTTACTAGGTAAATTATTTGAAGCAAAGGCTAAAGGTCGTTCTTCAGAAGCAATTAAAAAATTAATGGGACTTCAAGCGAAAACAGCCATTGTCGTGCGTGATGGTATCGAAAAAGAAATTCCATTAGAAGAAGTTGTCATTGGAGATATGATTTTAGTAAAACCAGGTGAAAAAATCCCGGTTGATGGTGAAGTATTAGAAGGAACAACAGCTGTGGATGAATCGATGCTGACAGGTGAAAGTTTACCAGTTGATAAAATTTCAGGTGACGTTTTATATGGTTCAACAATTAATAAAAATGGCTTTATTAAAATGACGGCAACGAAAGTAGGTCGTGATACGGCGTTAGCTCAAATTATTAAAGTTGTGGAAGATGCACAAGGTTCTAAAGCGCCAATCCAGCGTTTAGCAGACCAAATTTCAGGCGTTTTCGTGCCGATTGTTGTCGGCATCGCGGCGATTACGTTTTTAGTATGGATTTTATGGGTAACACCAGGTGATTTTACAAAGGCGCTTGAAGTGTTTATTGCGGTGTTAGTTATTGCATGTCCATGTGCACTTGGTCTTGCTACTCCCACATCGATTATGGCAGGTTCTGGTCGCGCCGCTGAATTTGGCATTCTTTTCAAAGGCGGAGAGCATTTAGAACAAACACAAAGTATTGATACAGTTGTTGTGGATAAAACAGGTACAGTCACACATGGTAAACCAGTATTAACAGATGTTGTTGTTGTAAATGGTGAAGAGGAAAAATTCTTATCACTTATTGGTGCAGCAGAGAAACAATCCGAGCACCCATTAGCAGAGGCAATTGTGGCAGGAATTGTAGACCGTGGTATCGAACTTGGCGACGTTCAATTTTTTGAGGCAATACCTGGATATGGTATACAGGCAACCGTTTCAGGCCAAGGCGTAGTCGTTGGTACACGAAAATTAATGGCCCAATATAATATTGATATAACAACCGTCCTGCCACAAATGGAAGAATTAGAACGCAACGGAAAAACAGCGATGCTTGCCGCAATTAATGGGCAGTATGCAGGTTTAGTCGCAGTTGCCGATACAGTGAAGGAAACATCGAGAGAAGCAATCAGTCGTCTACAAGAGATGGGAATCCACGTAATAATGATGACAGGTGATAACGAACGTACAGCACAATACATCGGGGAACAAGTCGGTGTAGATGCAGTGATTGCGGAGGTTTTACCAGAGGGCAAGGCAGAAGAAGTGAAAAAACTGCAAGCACAAGGGAAAAAAGTGGCGATGGTTGGTGATGGAATAAATGATGCACCGGCACTCGCAACAGCCAATATCGGGATGGCGATAGGGACAGGAACAGATATTGCGATGGAAGCCGCGGACATTACGTTAATTCGTGGTGATCTTAACAGTATTGCTGATGCTATTTTAATGAGCCGCAAAACGATGCGTAACATTAAACAAAACCTATTTTGGGCATTTGCTTATAATACAATGGGTATTCCAATTGCAGCTGTAGGTTTATTGGCTCCATGGGTAGCGGGTGCTGCAATGGCATTCAGTTCTGTATCGGTCGTATTAAATGCGCTTCGATTACAACGTGTGAAATTAAAATAA
- a CDS encoding metal-sensitive transcriptional regulator, translated as MEQMNVSAEESVACRKSHHPEHVKKNLTVRLNRIEGQIRGIKGMVEKDVYCDDIITQISATQSALNSVAKILLEGHLKGCVVDRLAEGDGEVLDELLVTVQKLMKK; from the coding sequence ATGGAACAAATGAATGTATCGGCAGAAGAATCTGTGGCATGTCGAAAAAGTCATCACCCAGAGCACGTGAAGAAAAATTTAACGGTGCGTTTAAATCGTATTGAAGGCCAAATTCGTGGTATTAAAGGGATGGTCGAGAAAGATGTGTATTGCGATGATATTATTACACAAATTTCGGCAACCCAGTCGGCATTAAATAGTGTAGCGAAAATTTTACTAGAAGGTCACTTAAAAGGTTGTGTGGTCGATCGTTTAGCTGAAGGGGACGGAGAAGTATTAGATGAATTACTCGTTACCGTTCAAAAGTTAATGAAAAAGTGA
- a CDS encoding cation diffusion facilitator family transporter: MSEHHHDHNHAHSTNKKVLFISFLIITSYMVVEAVGGYVTNSLALLSDAGHMLSDSISLGIALLAFTLGAKAANASKTYGYKRFEVLAAVFNGVTLILVALFIFVEAIERFANPPEVATTGMLVISSIGLVVNMIVAWIMTRGGDTEENLNMRGAYLHVISDMLGSVGAIIAGLLILFFGWGWADPLASVIVAVLVLRSGYYVSKASLHVLMEGTPQNVNVEDVVKIIEQTNGIKGLHDLHIWSITSGLNALSCHVVVDDQMTIAEGEKLLHKIEHDLLHQNVQHVTIQLETAAHQHDHSILCTAKADPPDAHAHHHH; this comes from the coding sequence ATGTCGGAGCATCACCATGATCATAATCACGCACATAGTACAAATAAGAAAGTATTATTCATTTCCTTTTTAATCATTACGAGTTATATGGTTGTAGAAGCGGTAGGGGGGTATGTGACGAACAGTTTGGCCCTGCTTTCTGATGCGGGTCATATGCTTAGTGATTCTATTTCACTTGGGATTGCCTTACTTGCTTTCACGTTAGGGGCAAAGGCTGCGAATGCTAGTAAAACGTATGGCTATAAACGTTTTGAAGTATTGGCAGCGGTTTTTAACGGTGTGACGCTTATACTTGTCGCACTGTTCATTTTCGTTGAAGCAATTGAACGTTTTGCAAATCCACCAGAAGTTGCGACGACTGGTATGCTTGTTATTAGTAGTATTGGCTTAGTAGTGAATATGATTGTTGCTTGGATTATGACGCGCGGTGGGGATACGGAAGAAAATTTAAATATGCGCGGAGCATACCTTCACGTTATTAGTGATATGCTGGGCTCTGTTGGTGCTATCATTGCAGGCTTACTCATCCTGTTCTTTGGATGGGGCTGGGCGGATCCGTTGGCGAGTGTTATTGTGGCGGTGCTTGTTTTACGAAGTGGTTATTATGTATCAAAAGCTTCGTTACACGTTTTGATGGAAGGCACACCTCAAAATGTAAATGTAGAAGACGTTGTAAAAATAATTGAACAGACGAATGGAATTAAAGGGTTGCATGATTTGCATATTTGGTCTATTACAAGTGGTCTGAATGCACTTTCTTGCCATGTGGTAGTAGATGACCAAATGACGATTGCAGAAGGCGAAAAACTACTTCATAAAATTGAACATGATTTACTGCATCAAAATGTTCAGCATGTGACGATTCAACTAGAAACAGCAGCCCATCAACATGATCATTCGATTTTATGTACCGCGAAAGCCGATCCACCTGATGCACATGCACACCATCATCATTAA
- a CDS encoding long-chain-fatty-acid--CoA ligase, whose amino-acid sequence MQWKKNYPPQVDWEIDIPEKTMVDIFYEALGSSPSQIALIQNQHSITYEQFGKDVFKLANQLQKDGIKKGDRVGLMMNNSIEYVISFYAALIIGAIIVQNNTQYSKRELYYQLNNTATSTLIIDESLLSEFKDLHNETTVKKVYVHMADESVPYSLGYILKHGIPSIERAILNPKEDVAVIQFTGGTTGVSKGVMLTHFNIFSNVVQTHRYLGINMQKNKEKLLNVLPLFHVYGMTVSMNYMIYLHSTMVIMRKFSSTETLDIIHNKRISMFPGTPTIYVGVNHHPEIKKYDLTSIHTCISGSSPLPIEVKNQFEQITGAKVVDAYGLSEASPVAHSNPVNGERKPGSIGQPIPNTNCKIVSIVDGVTECGLNETGELVIKGPQVMKGYWEMPEETTNVLRDGWLYTGDLAYMDEQGYFFLVSRKKDVIISGGFNIYPREVEEVVFNHPAVKEVIAIGIPHAYRGETVKIFVVLVEGKSSTEEEIISYCHGKLAKYKLPTQVEFRDELPKTAVGKILRRTLVEEEQRKIFIK is encoded by the coding sequence ATGCAATGGAAAAAAAATTATCCACCTCAAGTTGATTGGGAAATTGATATTCCAGAAAAAACAATGGTAGATATTTTCTATGAAGCTCTTGGATCAAGCCCATCACAGATTGCACTTATACAAAATCAGCACTCCATTACGTATGAACAATTTGGGAAGGACGTCTTTAAACTTGCAAATCAGCTGCAAAAGGATGGAATTAAAAAGGGCGATCGCGTCGGATTAATGATGAATAATAGCATTGAGTATGTAATTAGCTTCTATGCAGCGTTGATTATCGGTGCAATAATTGTTCAAAATAATACGCAATATTCAAAACGTGAGTTATATTACCAGCTTAATAATACAGCTACGAGCACTTTAATCATTGATGAATCCCTACTTAGCGAATTTAAAGACCTTCATAATGAAACTACTGTCAAAAAGGTTTATGTTCATATGGCAGATGAATCAGTGCCATATAGTTTAGGTTATATTTTAAAACATGGGATCCCATCTATTGAACGTGCAATACTTAATCCTAAAGAGGATGTAGCAGTAATTCAATTTACTGGCGGTACAACAGGGGTTTCCAAGGGGGTAATGCTGACACACTTTAATATTTTTTCCAACGTGGTACAAACACATAGGTATTTAGGCATCAATATGCAAAAAAACAAAGAAAAACTCTTGAATGTGCTACCGCTGTTCCATGTGTATGGTATGACAGTTTCAATGAACTATATGATTTATCTTCATTCAACAATGGTAATTATGCGAAAATTTTCGAGTACTGAAACACTAGATATTATTCATAACAAACGTATTTCGATGTTTCCAGGAACACCAACAATTTATGTAGGTGTCAATCATCACCCAGAAATAAAAAAATATGATCTTACATCAATTCATACATGTATAAGTGGATCTTCACCTTTACCTATTGAAGTAAAAAATCAATTTGAACAAATTACTGGTGCAAAGGTAGTCGATGCATATGGATTAAGTGAAGCGTCGCCAGTAGCACATAGTAATCCTGTAAATGGAGAACGAAAACCTGGAAGCATCGGTCAGCCTATCCCAAATACAAACTGTAAAATTGTTTCTATTGTAGATGGTGTAACTGAATGTGGGCTAAATGAAACTGGAGAACTTGTGATTAAAGGTCCACAAGTAATGAAAGGGTATTGGGAAATGCCAGAAGAGACTACAAATGTTTTAAGAGATGGTTGGCTTTATACTGGAGATTTAGCCTATATGGATGAGCAGGGATATTTCTTTTTAGTAAGCCGTAAAAAGGATGTCATTATTTCTGGAGGATTTAATATTTATCCACGTGAGGTAGAAGAAGTTGTATTTAATCATCCCGCTGTCAAAGAAGTCATAGCAATAGGTATACCCCATGCGTACCGAGGGGAAACTGTGAAAATATTTGTAGTGCTCGTAGAAGGGAAATCCTCTACTGAAGAAGAAATTATTTCATATTGCCATGGAAAACTTGCAAAATATAAGCTACCGACGCAGGTTGAATTTAGAGATGAACTTCCTAAAACGGCGGTAGGGAAAATTTTAAGAAGAACGTTAGTAGAAGAAGAGCAAAGGAAAATATTCATAAAGTAG